In one Haemophilus parainfluenzae genomic region, the following are encoded:
- the dapF gene encoding diaminopimelate epimerase has translation MQFSKMHGLGNDFVVVDAVTQNAYFTPETIKRLADRHRGIGFDQLLIVEPPYDPDLDFHYRIFNADGSEVSQCGNGARCFARFVTLKGLTNKKDIAVSTQKGKMVLTVKEDGQIRVNMGEPIWEPNKIPFTANKFEKNYILRTDVQTVLCGAVSMGNPHCVVQVDNIETANVAELGPLLESHERFPERVNAGFMQVVNRNHIKLRVYERGAGETQACGSGACAAAAVGMMQGLLDNKVQVDLPGGSLLIEWEGVGSPLYMTGDATHIYDGNIHL, from the coding sequence ATGCAGTTTTCCAAAATGCATGGCCTTGGCAATGACTTTGTCGTTGTTGATGCTGTGACACAAAATGCCTATTTTACCCCTGAAACCATTAAACGCTTAGCCGATCGTCATCGTGGCATTGGTTTTGATCAGCTTTTAATTGTTGAGCCTCCTTATGATCCAGATTTAGATTTCCATTACCGTATATTTAATGCAGATGGCAGTGAAGTATCGCAATGTGGAAACGGGGCAAGATGTTTTGCGCGTTTTGTGACTTTAAAAGGGCTGACCAATAAAAAGGATATTGCAGTAAGCACACAAAAAGGAAAAATGGTTTTAACGGTAAAAGAAGATGGGCAAATTCGCGTCAATATGGGTGAACCAATTTGGGAACCGAATAAAATTCCTTTTACAGCCAACAAATTTGAAAAAAACTATATTTTACGTACCGATGTTCAAACGGTGCTTTGTGGTGCAGTATCAATGGGCAATCCACATTGCGTTGTTCAAGTGGATAATATTGAAACGGCCAATGTAGCAGAGTTAGGTCCACTCTTAGAAAGCCACGAACGTTTTCCTGAAAGGGTAAACGCTGGATTTATGCAAGTCGTCAATCGTAACCACATTAAATTGCGTGTATATGAACGTGGTGCAGGTGAGACACAAGCTTGTGGCAGTGGGGCTTGTGCAGCAGCGGCAGTAGGAATGATGCAAGGTTTACTTGATAACAAAGTGCAAGTTGATCTACCTGGTGGTAGCTTGCTTATTGAGTGGGAAGGCGTAGGCTCACCGCTTTATATGACTGGCGATGCGACTCATATCTATGATGGCAACATTCACCTTTAA
- a CDS encoding carbonic anhydrase, protein MKTRLLLSSLLIALSASSFAQTHKAHWSYNGKESPEHWGDLLTEYQTCKLGKVQSPVNLEADNGMKVANKPLKMNYFPAEYQVENNGHTVQVSVAQENAPFITLNNKPFYLKQFHFHTPSEHTFKRQHYPLEIHFVHQSEDKALAVVAVMVNEGEANPALAPVVEKKLTVGQKEKLAQQIDIKALMPKEMARFRLNGSLTTPPCSENVAWTIFKSPIQASKAQIAAIEEMEGKNNRPTQPLNQRDVEVEQ, encoded by the coding sequence ATGAAGACTCGTCTATTGCTTTCTAGCTTACTTATCGCATTAAGCGCATCATCATTTGCCCAAACGCATAAAGCGCATTGGTCTTATAATGGAAAAGAAAGCCCTGAACATTGGGGTGATTTGCTCACCGAATATCAAACCTGTAAGCTAGGGAAAGTTCAGTCGCCTGTTAATCTGGAAGCTGATAACGGCATGAAAGTGGCAAATAAACCACTTAAGATGAATTACTTCCCTGCAGAGTATCAAGTAGAAAACAATGGACATACCGTGCAAGTTAGCGTTGCACAAGAAAATGCACCATTTATTACGCTCAACAATAAACCATTTTATTTAAAACAATTTCACTTTCACACACCGAGTGAACATACTTTTAAACGCCAACATTATCCTTTAGAAATTCATTTTGTCCATCAAAGTGAAGATAAAGCTTTGGCAGTTGTTGCCGTAATGGTCAATGAAGGCGAAGCGAATCCAGCATTAGCACCGGTAGTTGAGAAAAAACTCACCGTTGGACAAAAAGAAAAATTGGCTCAACAGATTGATATTAAAGCGCTAATGCCAAAAGAGATGGCACGCTTCCGCTTAAATGGATCTCTCACAACTCCACCTTGTAGTGAAAACGTGGCTTGGACCATTTTTAAATCACCAATTCAAGCAAGCAAAGCACAAATTGCCGCGATAGAAGAAATGGAAGGGAAAAACAACCGTCCAACGCAACCATTAAATCAGCGTGATGTGGAAGTTGAACAATAA
- the dusC gene encoding tRNA dihydrouridine(16) synthase DusC yields the protein MRVILAPMQGVLDPFVRQLLTEVNEYDLCITEFVRVVDQLLPEKVFYRLCPELKNQGFTPSKTPVRVQLLGQHPNCLAENANRAIELGSHGIDLNCGCPSKTVNGSNGGAALLKQPELIYQATLALRKTVPSHLPVSVKVRLGWDCTSQAFEIADAVQQGGATEITIHGRTKADGYRADRINWEKIGEVRSRLTIPVIANGEIWRWEDGQACLKATGCEDLMVGRGALNIPNLSLVLKQNCEKMPWVDIQKILQKYAEMENFHDSSFYHVARIKQWLRYLNKEYPEADIVFERIKTSKTAEDLRERLYQS from the coding sequence GTGCGTGTTATCCTCGCCCCTATGCAAGGGGTGCTTGATCCTTTCGTTCGCCAACTTCTAACTGAAGTGAATGAATACGATCTCTGCATCACCGAATTTGTCCGCGTGGTGGATCAACTCTTACCCGAAAAAGTCTTTTATCGTCTTTGCCCTGAACTCAAAAATCAGGGCTTTACACCTTCTAAAACGCCCGTTCGTGTCCAACTTTTAGGTCAACATCCGAACTGTCTTGCTGAAAATGCCAATCGCGCTATTGAGCTTGGCTCGCATGGTATTGATTTAAATTGTGGCTGCCCATCCAAAACCGTTAATGGAAGCAACGGAGGCGCAGCTCTACTCAAACAACCTGAATTAATTTATCAAGCGACTCTAGCCTTGCGAAAAACCGTACCTAGTCATTTACCTGTCAGTGTGAAAGTGCGATTAGGTTGGGATTGTACTTCACAAGCGTTTGAAATTGCCGACGCCGTACAACAAGGTGGCGCGACTGAAATCACTATTCACGGTCGAACTAAAGCCGATGGCTATCGTGCCGATCGCATCAATTGGGAAAAAATCGGTGAAGTGAGATCTCGCTTGACGATCCCAGTGATTGCTAATGGTGAAATTTGGCGTTGGGAAGATGGTCAAGCATGTTTGAAAGCGACAGGTTGCGAAGATCTAATGGTCGGGCGTGGTGCATTAAATATCCCAAACTTAAGCCTTGTACTCAAACAAAATTGCGAAAAAATGCCTTGGGTGGATATTCAAAAAATCTTGCAAAAATATGCGGAAATGGAAAATTTCCATGATTCCAGTTTTTATCATGTTGCCCGGATCAAACAATGGCTACGCTATCTTAATAAAGAATATCCTGAAGCAGATATCGTTTTTGAACGAATTAAAACCAGCAAAACTGCAGAAGATCTTAGAGAAAGACTCTATCAGAGCTAA
- the djlA gene encoding co-chaperone DjlA: MYFFGKIIGVFLGFKWGGFFGAIAGLILGSIADKKLYELGSVNSSFFKKKTTRQALFMQTTFAVLGHLSKSKGRVTEEDIQLANQLMNQMQLDESHRKLAQEAFRRGKEADFPLRQVIREFRIGCGQRADLLRMFLHVQVQAAFADSQLHESEKEVLYVVAEELGLSRMQFEQMLAMEIAARQFTQGGFYRQYQQGGYQQQGGYQYQQQGGYQQSSGPTLSDAYKVLGVSESDDRNAVKRAYRRLMNEHHPDKLVAKGLPPEMMEMAKEKAQQIQAAYDLICKVKGWK; the protein is encoded by the coding sequence ATGTATTTTTTTGGAAAGATTATCGGCGTTTTTCTCGGTTTTAAATGGGGGGGCTTTTTCGGCGCTATCGCTGGACTTATTTTAGGCTCCATCGCAGATAAAAAACTCTATGAGCTTGGTTCGGTTAACTCTAGCTTTTTTAAGAAAAAAACGACCCGACAAGCACTCTTTATGCAAACTACTTTTGCGGTACTTGGGCATTTAAGTAAATCCAAAGGTCGTGTGACGGAAGAAGATATTCAACTGGCGAATCAGTTGATGAACCAGATGCAATTAGATGAGAGCCATCGCAAACTCGCTCAAGAGGCCTTTCGTCGCGGTAAAGAAGCCGATTTCCCTTTACGCCAGGTGATTCGTGAATTCCGCATTGGATGTGGACAACGTGCTGACTTACTGAGAATGTTCTTACACGTGCAAGTGCAGGCTGCCTTTGCTGATTCTCAATTACATGAGTCAGAAAAAGAAGTGCTTTATGTGGTAGCCGAAGAACTTGGTCTTTCCCGTATGCAGTTTGAGCAAATGCTGGCAATGGAAATTGCGGCTCGCCAATTTACCCAAGGTGGATTCTATCGCCAATACCAACAAGGCGGTTATCAACAGCAAGGTGGTTACCAATACCAACAACAGGGCGGATACCAACAATCTTCAGGCCCAACATTAAGTGATGCTTATAAAGTATTGGGCGTGAGTGAAAGTGATGATCGCAATGCCGTAAAACGTGCATATCGTCGTTTAATGAATGAACATCACCCGGATAAATTAGTTGCGAAAGGCTTACCGCCAGAAATGATGGAGATGGCTAAAGAAAAAGCGCAACAAATCCAGGCCGCTTACGATTTAATTTGTAAAGTGAAAGGCTGGAAATAG
- the dauA gene encoding C4-dicarboxylic acid transporter DauA: MQIKSLFSKNVFLAVKPFSALKESFREGYGKQKLIKDIIAGLTVGVIAIPLSMALAIASGVPPQHGLYTAIVAGIVIALTGGSRFNISGPTAAFVVILYPVTQQFGLSGLLMATLLSGIILVIMALSRLGRLIEYIPLPVTLGFTCGIGITIGTLQIKDFLGLDIAQMPPHYIEKVQAILTALPTINWADTAVGVVTLFVLTQWHKLRLPVPGHLPAVIIGTLMALALGQFGFSVETIGTAFQYTLSDGTTGHGIPNVLPEFALPWNIPNAQGEVINWNFDRIQDILPAAFSMAVLGAIESLLCAVILDNMTDTKHHSNNELLAQGLGNIISPFLGGITATAAIARSAANVKSGAVSPIASVIHALLVLFSLLFFANALSYLPLSSMAALLLMVAWHMANVPEIIRLARRSTKNEIAVLFTCLILTVLFDMVIAISVGVLLASLLFIRTIAEMTKTIEQPVPEDLNDVLAYRISGPLFFAAADKLFADLHDKTVHTDHEIKHIVLQCDAVTVLDTGGIHALTHFVQHMLPHQQIYLCNMQFQPLRMLVKSNSVPELQKINYGSDLQDVFNKIREFEQANP; the protein is encoded by the coding sequence ATGCAAATCAAATCTCTCTTTTCTAAAAATGTGTTTTTGGCCGTAAAACCATTTAGCGCATTGAAAGAATCTTTCCGTGAAGGTTACGGAAAACAAAAGTTAATTAAAGATATTATTGCGGGACTCACCGTGGGAGTCATTGCGATTCCCCTCTCCATGGCTCTAGCCATTGCCAGCGGTGTTCCACCACAACATGGCCTTTATACTGCTATTGTGGCGGGTATTGTGATTGCATTAACTGGTGGATCGCGTTTCAATATTTCTGGACCAACCGCGGCATTTGTCGTGATTTTATATCCCGTTACCCAACAATTTGGACTCAGTGGTTTGCTCATGGCTACGCTGCTCTCGGGGATTATTTTAGTCATCATGGCATTGTCTCGATTAGGGCGATTAATTGAGTACATTCCTCTCCCCGTTACACTTGGCTTTACCTGCGGAATTGGGATCACTATCGGCACCTTGCAAATCAAAGATTTCTTAGGTCTAGACATTGCTCAGATGCCACCTCACTATATTGAAAAAGTGCAAGCTATCTTGACCGCACTTCCGACGATTAACTGGGCAGACACCGCTGTTGGAGTGGTCACCTTATTTGTACTCACCCAATGGCATAAGCTTCGTTTACCCGTGCCGGGTCATTTACCTGCGGTCATTATTGGGACACTCATGGCATTAGCCTTAGGACAATTTGGTTTCTCGGTTGAAACTATTGGTACGGCATTCCAATACACCTTATCTGATGGTACAACAGGACATGGTATCCCTAATGTCTTGCCTGAATTTGCCTTACCTTGGAATATTCCTAATGCACAAGGTGAAGTCATCAATTGGAATTTTGATCGCATACAAGATATCTTGCCTGCCGCCTTTTCAATGGCGGTATTAGGCGCGATTGAATCTCTACTTTGTGCGGTCATCTTAGATAATATGACGGATACCAAACATCATTCCAATAATGAATTACTCGCCCAAGGTTTAGGTAATATTATTTCACCATTCTTAGGCGGAATTACGGCAACTGCAGCAATTGCACGTTCTGCAGCCAACGTTAAATCTGGGGCTGTATCACCAATAGCCAGTGTAATTCATGCACTCTTAGTTTTATTCTCGCTATTATTCTTTGCGAATGCCCTGTCTTATTTGCCACTCTCTTCTATGGCTGCATTGCTATTAATGGTAGCTTGGCATATGGCGAATGTACCTGAAATCATTCGTTTAGCACGTCGGTCAACAAAAAATGAAATTGCTGTGTTGTTCACTTGCTTAATTCTCACCGTGTTATTTGATATGGTGATCGCAATCTCTGTCGGCGTATTATTAGCGAGCCTCTTATTTATCCGTACCATTGCAGAAATGACAAAAACGATTGAACAACCCGTGCCAGAAGATCTAAATGATGTGTTAGCTTATCGTATCAGTGGTCCATTATTCTTTGCTGCGGCAGATAAACTCTTTGCGGATTTGCACGATAAAACCGTACATACGGATCACGAGATCAAACATATTGTATTGCAATGCGATGCCGTGACCGTGCTCGATACTGGAGGCATTCATGCACTCACCCACTTCGTACAACATATGTTGCCACATCAACAAATCTACTTGTGTAATATGCAGTTCCAACCACTCAGAATGTTAGTGAAATCAAACTCGGTACCGGAATTGCAGAAAATCAACTACGGCTCAGATTTACAAGATGTCTTTAATAAAATTCGTGAGTTTGAACAAGCAAATCCATAA
- the pyrE gene encoding orotate phosphoribosyltransferase: protein MESYKIEFIKFALSRQVLKFGEFTLKSGRKSPYFFNAGLFSTGADLARLGEYYAKAIQSSAVDFDVIFGPAYKGIPIATSVSIALFNQFNRDTPVCFNRKEAKDHGEGGNLIGSPLTGNVLLVDDVITAGTAIRESMALLEANHAKLVAVFIALNRQEKGKGELSAIQEVERDYQCQVLSIIDLDDLMQFIEKEPDYQQYLPAMRAYRESYGV from the coding sequence ATGGAAAGCTACAAAATCGAATTTATTAAATTCGCGTTGAGTCGCCAAGTGCTCAAATTTGGTGAATTTACCCTAAAATCAGGTCGAAAAAGTCCTTATTTTTTCAATGCTGGATTGTTTAGTACTGGCGCAGATCTTGCTCGCTTAGGTGAATACTACGCGAAAGCAATTCAATCAAGTGCGGTCGATTTTGATGTCATTTTTGGACCTGCCTATAAAGGCATTCCGATTGCGACGAGCGTTTCCATTGCACTATTCAATCAATTTAACCGTGATACACCTGTTTGCTTTAATCGCAAAGAAGCCAAAGATCACGGTGAAGGCGGTAATTTGATCGGTAGCCCATTAACAGGCAATGTGTTGTTAGTCGATGATGTCATTACAGCTGGCACAGCCATTCGTGAATCCATGGCACTTCTTGAAGCCAATCACGCGAAATTAGTCGCTGTCTTTATTGCATTAAATCGTCAGGAAAAAGGCAAAGGGGAACTTTCTGCCATCCAAGAAGTGGAACGCGACTATCAATGCCAAGTGCTTTCCATTATTGATTTGGATGATTTAATGCAATTCATTGAAAAAGAACCCGATTATCAGCAATATTTACCTGCGATGCGGGCTTATCGTGAAAGTTATGGTGTGTAA
- the plsB gene encoding glycerol-3-phosphate 1-O-acyltransferase PlsB: protein MSGIVSTYRKLLELPLSVLVKNNPIPAQPIEELQLNINQPILYVLPYTSQTDFVIFRRNCLSVGLPDPAEKNVIDGVALPRYVYLDEGRRFFKSKGAKDETVKVFNKYLELHRDVADLDVQLIPVSVLWGRSPGKEDKASLPNLRLLNGLQKTFAAIWFGRDTFVRFSQALSLRYMVNEHGSDEKIAQKLARVAKMHFAKQRISATGPRLPNREAMFNKLLNSQAIQNAIEDEAKSKNISREKAYAEAEKILHEIAANVSHSSLRAADRFLRWLWNKLYSGIDVQNADRVRKLALEGHEIVYVPCHRSHIDYLLLSYVLYHQGLVPPHIAAGINLNFWPAGPLFRSWGAFFIRRTFKGNRLYSAIFREYLGELFHRGYSVEYFIEGGRSRTGRLLAPKTGMMSMTLQALQHNQTRPISVVPVYIGYEHVLEVDTYAKELRGAAKEKENAGLVLRVIKKLRNLGQGFVNFGEPITLSNYLNHHYPEWKEQHHEDKPHWFNHAVGSVSNQVMVNINKAAAVNAMNLVGTALLSSRQRALSHEQLLEQLSSYQEMLKNVPYSTDVVLPTDTPKAMLDHVLSLDRVGVLVEKDNFGEIIRLERNSAVLMTYYRNNIQHLFVLPSLVASIVLHYEAIQKDLLLDAVRKIYPFLKGELFLHFNEEELNTQIKAIIDEFARQDVIQANDNLLSIHRAKVRILQLWSAGMREILQRYYITVSILRRDPGIARGLLEKESQLVAQRLSVLHGINAPEFFDKAVFSAFIANLKEEGYFDDDKEKLHELATILEHLISSEICLTINGAADKADEVEIEVEEEDKSNKDE, encoded by the coding sequence ATGTCTGGCATCGTAAGTACTTATCGTAAATTATTAGAATTACCGCTTTCGGTTCTAGTAAAAAATAATCCTATTCCCGCTCAACCCATCGAAGAGCTTCAACTCAATATCAATCAACCCATTCTTTACGTTTTACCTTATACCTCTCAAACTGACTTCGTGATTTTCCGTCGTAACTGTTTGAGCGTCGGTTTACCTGATCCAGCTGAAAAGAATGTGATTGATGGCGTAGCATTACCACGTTATGTCTATTTAGACGAAGGTCGCCGCTTTTTTAAATCAAAAGGCGCAAAAGATGAAACTGTCAAAGTCTTCAATAAATATTTAGAGTTGCACCGTGATGTTGCTGATTTAGATGTACAACTGATCCCTGTTTCTGTGCTTTGGGGGCGTTCACCAGGTAAAGAAGATAAAGCAAGCTTACCTAATCTTCGCTTATTAAATGGTCTTCAAAAAACCTTTGCGGCCATTTGGTTTGGACGTGATACTTTTGTGCGTTTTTCTCAAGCACTTTCTTTGCGTTACATGGTAAATGAGCACGGTTCAGATGAAAAAATTGCACAAAAACTGGCTCGCGTGGCTAAAATGCACTTTGCGAAACAACGCATTTCCGCGACTGGACCTCGTTTGCCAAACCGCGAAGCGATGTTTAATAAGCTCTTAAATTCTCAAGCAATTCAAAATGCGATTGAAGATGAGGCAAAATCAAAAAATATCAGCCGTGAGAAAGCCTATGCTGAAGCCGAAAAAATTCTTCATGAAATAGCGGCTAATGTAAGCCATTCAAGCCTTCGTGCGGCGGATCGTTTCTTACGTTGGTTATGGAACAAACTGTATTCTGGTATTGATGTACAAAATGCCGACCGAGTACGTAAATTAGCATTAGAAGGACATGAGATTGTTTATGTGCCTTGTCACCGTAGTCACATTGACTATTTATTGCTTTCTTATGTGCTCTATCACCAAGGTCTTGTACCGCCACACATTGCAGCAGGGATTAACTTAAACTTCTGGCCAGCAGGTCCTTTATTCCGTAGCTGGGGGGCATTCTTTATTCGCCGTACGTTTAAAGGTAACCGCCTTTACTCTGCAATCTTCCGTGAGTATTTAGGGGAATTATTCCACCGAGGTTATTCCGTCGAATACTTCATTGAAGGTGGTCGTTCTCGTACAGGTCGCTTGCTTGCACCGAAAACCGGTATGATGTCGATGACACTACAAGCGCTTCAACATAACCAAACTCGTCCAATTTCTGTGGTGCCTGTGTATATCGGTTATGAGCACGTATTAGAAGTAGATACTTACGCGAAAGAATTACGTGGCGCAGCGAAAGAAAAAGAAAATGCTGGCTTAGTTTTACGTGTGATTAAAAAATTACGTAATTTAGGTCAAGGCTTTGTGAATTTCGGTGAGCCAATCACACTTTCCAATTACCTCAATCACCATTATCCAGAATGGAAAGAGCAACATCATGAAGATAAACCACACTGGTTTAACCATGCAGTTGGATCGGTTTCTAATCAAGTGATGGTGAATATTAATAAAGCTGCTGCAGTCAATGCGATGAATTTAGTAGGGACCGCTCTGCTCTCTTCTCGTCAACGTGCACTTTCTCATGAGCAACTATTAGAACAACTATCTAGTTATCAAGAAATGTTAAAAAATGTACCGTATTCTACAGATGTGGTACTGCCAACTGATACACCAAAAGCGATGCTTGACCACGTATTAAGCTTAGATCGTGTGGGTGTGTTAGTTGAAAAAGATAACTTTGGAGAAATTATTCGCTTAGAACGTAATTCTGCTGTTCTTATGACGTATTACCGCAATAATATTCAACACTTATTTGTGTTACCTTCACTTGTTGCGAGTATCGTTTTACATTATGAAGCAATCCAAAAAGATTTATTATTGGATGCAGTACGTAAAATTTATCCATTCTTAAAAGGCGAACTCTTCCTTCATTTCAATGAAGAAGAATTAAATACACAAATTAAAGCCATTATTGATGAATTTGCGCGTCAGGATGTTATCCAAGCCAATGATAATTTATTATCTATCCACCGCGCTAAAGTTCGTATTTTACAACTTTGGTCTGCCGGTATGCGTGAAATCTTACAACGTTACTACATCACTGTGAGTATTTTACGTAGAGATCCTGGAATTGCTCGTGGCTTATTAGAAAAAGAAAGCCAATTAGTGGCACAGCGTCTTTCTGTATTACACGGTATTAACGCACCAGAGTTCTTTGATAAAGCGGTATTCTCAGCCTTCATTGCTAACTTAAAAGAAGAAGGTTATTTCGATGATGACAAAGAAAAATTACACGAACTAGCAACAATCTTAGAGCATTTAATTTCTAGCGAGATTTGCTTAACAATCAACGGCGCAGCAGATAAAGCAGATGAAGTTGAGATTGAAGTAGAAGAAGAGGATAAATCAAATAAAGATGAATAA
- the rph gene encoding ribonuclease PH, whose translation MRPNNRENHQSRPIKITRNYTKHAEGSVLVEFGDTKVLCTASVDESVPRFLKGQNQGWVTAEYGMLPRSTHSRMQREAAKGKQGGRTMEIQRLIARSLRAMVDLEALGERSITLDCDVIQADGGTRTASITGAAVALCDAINGLITNGTLKTNPIKGLVAAISVGIVEGEAVCDLEYVEDSAAETDMNVVMMEDGRMIEVQGTAEGEPFSHEELLTLLGLAKQGCEQIFAAQREALGL comes from the coding sequence ATGCGTCCAAATAATCGTGAAAATCATCAATCTCGTCCAATTAAAATCACCCGTAATTATACTAAACATGCTGAAGGCTCAGTATTAGTTGAATTTGGTGATACCAAAGTATTATGTACGGCGAGTGTTGATGAAAGCGTACCGCGTTTCTTAAAAGGGCAAAATCAAGGTTGGGTGACAGCAGAATATGGCATGTTGCCACGCTCTACACACAGCCGTATGCAACGTGAAGCAGCAAAAGGCAAACAAGGTGGACGTACCATGGAAATTCAACGCTTAATCGCACGTTCATTACGTGCAATGGTTGACTTAGAAGCCCTTGGCGAACGTTCTATTACCTTAGACTGCGATGTGATTCAAGCGGATGGCGGTACAAGAACCGCTTCTATCACTGGTGCAGCAGTGGCTTTATGTGATGCTATCAATGGTTTAATCACTAACGGCACATTAAAAACCAATCCAATCAAAGGTCTGGTTGCGGCAATTTCGGTTGGAATTGTTGAAGGTGAAGCCGTGTGTGATTTGGAATATGTAGAAGATTCAGCCGCTGAAACAGATATGAACGTTGTAATGATGGAAGATGGTCGCATGATCGAAGTGCAAGGTACTGCAGAAGGTGAACCATTCAGCCACGAAGAATTACTCACCTTATTAGGCTTAGCAAAACAAGGCTGCGAACAAATCTTCGCTGCACAACGTGAAGCATTAGGTTTATAG
- a CDS encoding YadA C-terminal domain-containing protein — protein sequence MKKTLLFVCLFGSASLAFAEDTATKTEVYAQVGRLDERINETDKNLNNRINDEVGRLDSRITEDRRVLDERITNTQTEIDNRVTTEVGRLDDRITNAQKDLNNRITGVDERLNQTDKNLNDRINETDKNLNNRINDEVGRLDSRITEDRRALDERITENRKDLDNRITENRKDLDERITENRKDLDNRITGVEERVRDTQKNLNNLDNQVKNNTNNIQTNRTDIDDLKNRISHNSSSNTQNTKALADKVNNNVQNIANNASRLDHLSNQVMTNTKEISDLRSEMTRSTESLRSDLKHNVKKLRAGISSAIALTQVPQAITSGESVLGVGAGTFRNESALAVGYSRASDNGKLLFKVGGTASSRGDFGAGAGVGIRWR from the coding sequence ATGAAAAAAACACTCTTATTTGTATGTTTATTTGGAAGTGCATCTCTTGCTTTCGCAGAAGATACAGCAACAAAAACTGAAGTTTATGCTCAAGTGGGAAGACTCGACGAGCGTATTAATGAAACAGATAAAAATCTCAATAACCGCATCAATGACGAAGTGGGACGTTTAGATAGTCGCATTACTGAAGATCGCCGAGTGCTCGATGAACGTATTACGAATACTCAAACTGAAATTGATAATCGTGTAACAACTGAAGTGGGGCGCCTTGATGATCGCATTACCAATGCTCAGAAAGATTTAAATAATCGTATTACTGGCGTTGATGAGCGTTTAAACCAAACAGATAAAAACTTAAATGATCGCATTAATGAAACAGATAAAAATCTCAACAACCGCATTAATGATGAAGTAGGTCGTTTAGATAGTCGCATTACTGAAGATCGCCGAGCGCTCGATGAACGAATTACAGAAAATCGCAAAGATTTAGATAATCGTATTACGGAGAATCGCAAAGATTTAGATGAACGAATTACAGAGAATCGTAAGGATTTAGATAATCGTATCACGGGTGTAGAAGAGCGAGTTAGGGATACCCAAAAAAATCTAAATAACCTAGATAACCAAGTAAAAAATAATACAAACAATATTCAAACGAACAGAACTGATATCGATGATCTAAAAAATAGAATCAGCCATAATTCATCAAGTAATACTCAAAACACCAAAGCACTTGCTGATAAAGTAAACAATAACGTGCAAAATATTGCTAATAACGCTTCACGTTTAGATCACTTATCAAATCAAGTGATGACAAATACAAAAGAGATTTCTGATTTACGCTCTGAAATGACACGTTCTACTGAATCATTGCGCTCAGATTTGAAACACAACGTGAAAAAATTACGTGCAGGCATTTCCAGCGCTATTGCGTTAACACAAGTCCCCCAAGCAATTACTTCTGGGGAAAGCGTGCTTGGTGTAGGTGCAGGAACTTTCCGTAATGAAAGTGCGCTAGCAGTCGGTTATTCTCGTGCTTCTGATAATGGCAAACTGCTATTTAAAGTAGGCGGTACTGCAAGTAGCCGTGGTGATTTTGGTGCGGGTGCAGGTGTTGGGATACGTTGGCGCTAA
- the lexA gene encoding transcriptional repressor LexA, translating to MRPLTARQQEVLELLKRHLETTGMPPTRAEISRELGFKSPNAAEEHLKALARKGAIEIVAGASRGIRIIDDSANDEEEEGLPLIGRVAAGEPILAEQHIEGTYRVDANMFKPQADFLLKVYGQSMKDIGILDGDLLAVHSTKDVRNGQIVVARIEDEVTVKRLERKGSVIYLHAENEEFQPIVVNLEEQPHFEIEGIAVGIIRNNAWM from the coding sequence ATGAGACCATTAACTGCCAGACAACAAGAAGTGCTGGAACTCTTAAAACGCCATTTAGAAACCACGGGTATGCCGCCTACTCGTGCAGAAATTTCTCGCGAATTAGGTTTTAAATCCCCTAATGCGGCAGAAGAACACTTAAAAGCACTTGCCCGCAAAGGTGCAATTGAAATTGTTGCTGGAGCTTCTCGCGGTATTCGCATTATTGATGACAGTGCAAATGATGAGGAAGAAGAGGGCTTACCACTCATTGGTCGCGTGGCCGCAGGGGAACCGATTTTAGCGGAGCAACATATTGAAGGTACTTATCGTGTTGATGCCAATATGTTTAAGCCACAAGCTGATTTCTTATTAAAAGTATATGGTCAATCCATGAAAGATATCGGCATTTTAGATGGCGATCTTCTTGCCGTGCATAGCACAAAAGATGTGCGAAATGGGCAGATTGTTGTCGCAAGAATTGAAGATGAAGTAACAGTAAAACGCCTAGAACGTAAAGGTTCAGTTATTTATCTGCATGCAGAAAATGAAGAGTTTCAGCCGATAGTGGTGAATCTTGAAGAACAACCTCATTTTGAAATTGAAGGGATTGCAGTAGGGATCATTCGTAATAACGCTTGGATGTAA